In the Corynebacterium kroppenstedtii genome, one interval contains:
- a CDS encoding phosphatase PAP2 family protein yields the protein MPLARGLSHAGEHAAAWLTLGVVGMIVDEKRRTQWGVLTGAALGSHAASVILKRIVRRPRPHGPRVRIGVKTPSKLSFPSSHATSTTAAMIELSRILSSPVPLTVIPLMMLSRMTVGVHYPTDVAAGALLGGVSAEAIHRAVTHQ from the coding sequence ATGCCTCTGGCCAGGGGGCTAAGCCACGCGGGTGAGCATGCCGCAGCCTGGCTGACTTTGGGTGTCGTCGGAATGATCGTGGATGAAAAACGTCGTACCCAGTGGGGAGTATTGACCGGAGCAGCGTTGGGGAGCCATGCAGCATCTGTGATTCTCAAGCGCATTGTTCGTCGTCCCCGGCCCCATGGACCGCGTGTGCGGATCGGGGTGAAGACTCCTTCGAAATTGAGTTTTCCCTCGTCACATGCGACATCGACGACAGCCGCGATGATTGAGCTCTCACGGATTCTTAGTTCTCCCGTGCCTTTGACAGTGATTCCGCTTATGATGCTGTCGCGGATGACCGTTGGCGTGCATTATCCAACAGATGTTGCGGCCGGGGCCCTCTTAGGAGGAGTATCGGCGGAAGCTATTCATCGGGCCGTTACGCACCAGTAG
- a CDS encoding decaprenyl-phosphate phosphoribosyltransferase: MAGNEHDPYPSNESDGALIGSEPHTRGLYPEAPKNAGDKASATMRAPKTLPEAMFKAIRPKQWVKNVLVVAAPAAAGSDMFTGRVALDVFIAFVAFCCAASSIYLINDARDVEADRAHPTKRYRPIAAGVLPVGVAYGMAVVLVLAALVVSFFSTSAWALATVIGVYIVLQLGYCFGWKHQPVIDIALVSSGFLLRAMGGGVAAGIELSQWFLLVAAFGSLFMAAGKRYSEILLAAKSGAKIRKSLEGYTPTYLRFVWTLSATAVVLTYALWGFEMGQKDSSAAALWYEISMVPFTVAILRYAADVDRGDGGAPDELALRDHVLQLLGLLWAIAIFIAVYVAPSF, from the coding sequence ATGGCGGGCAATGAACACGATCCGTATCCCAGTAATGAATCCGATGGTGCGCTAATTGGGTCCGAGCCTCATACCCGAGGTCTCTACCCCGAGGCTCCTAAAAACGCGGGCGATAAAGCCTCAGCGACAATGCGGGCGCCCAAAACGCTGCCAGAGGCGATGTTTAAGGCAATTCGCCCCAAGCAGTGGGTGAAGAATGTATTGGTGGTGGCTGCTCCTGCGGCGGCTGGTTCGGATATGTTCACCGGTCGGGTTGCCCTGGACGTCTTCATCGCGTTTGTCGCCTTTTGCTGTGCGGCGTCGTCAATTTATTTGATCAACGATGCTCGGGATGTTGAGGCTGACCGCGCTCACCCGACGAAGCGATACCGCCCTATTGCCGCGGGAGTCCTCCCGGTTGGCGTGGCGTATGGGATGGCTGTTGTTCTCGTTCTCGCTGCCTTAGTTGTCTCTTTCTTCTCGACGTCCGCCTGGGCCTTGGCAACAGTTATTGGCGTCTACATCGTCCTGCAATTGGGATACTGTTTCGGATGGAAACACCAGCCGGTGATTGATATTGCGCTGGTGTCCTCGGGTTTCCTTTTGCGAGCAATGGGTGGTGGCGTCGCTGCCGGGATCGAGCTTTCACAGTGGTTCCTCCTGGTCGCAGCATTTGGTTCTTTGTTCATGGCAGCGGGCAAGCGGTACTCAGAAATTCTGCTGGCAGCCAAGTCAGGCGCAAAAATTCGTAAATCGTTAGAGGGTTATACCCCGACCTATCTGCGGTTCGTATGGACCTTGTCGGCGACGGCGGTGGTGTTGACCTACGCCTTGTGGGGCTTCGAGATGGGGCAGAAAGATAGTTCTGCGGCCGCCCTGTGGTACGAAATTTCGATGGTGCCGTTTACGGTCGCTATTTTGCGGTATGCAGCCGACGTTGATCGCGGTGATGGTGGTGCGCCCGATGAATTAGCCCTTCGTGACCATGTCCTTCAGTTGCTTGGGCTCCTATGGGCCATTGCTATTTTCATCGCGGTCTATGTAGCGCCGTCCTTCTAG
- a CDS encoding glucose PTS transporter subunit IIA, translating into MTSTARSSSRKNPEATQRPDSLPITAGDPSSAASRNKFHKPDFSQLQRLGKSLMLPIALLPAAGILLRLGQDDLLGRIKTPVIGPFFEAMSAAGQALFSQLPLLFAVGVAIGFAKKADGSTALAAVAGYLVMGAVFKQMSPLVLAGVTDSAGDQALIDYSVFGGIVVGLLTAWLYDKYHDIKLPSYLGFFGGRRFVPIVVSVTTLITGFVLSYIYPIFNEGLTAIGRFIGGTGALGAFVYGFANRMLIPLGLHHILNTYVWFIYGDYTGPDGTVSGELSRFAAGDHSAGLLTSGFYPILMFGLPAAALAMIHTAKKGQKATAIGILSAAGLTAFFTGVTEPLEFAFMFLAFPLYVVHAVLTGLSLAIAELLNIHLGFSFSAGLLDLILYGTAPAAHNIPLLIGQGVAFAVLYYVIFRFTIVHWNLHTPGRADATVGAASSPSESGSGNGARTSNTDPSAISSPITGEPATSASPSSRAEELIDAFGGRQNLANVDACITRLRMEVNNPAAVDKNKLQALGASGVMEIGTSVQAVFGTESDVLKDEINAALAVATPAKHSEPTPDSATPEHATYNAIDNAASDSATTGGSTGSASADSRSTSSHPTESHGQLEVRAPLPGTVIPLSQVEDETFASETVGRGLAICPEDGVLEAVAPVSGRIMQLFPHAFAIMTDDRIGVLVHLGIDTVELNGQGFTVHAKKGDRVVQGQPIVTYDVPAVAAAGRPTTVPVVVMDSRRMEITMASEPTENASVTTMRPLFSVDRTTPRG; encoded by the coding sequence ATGACAAGTACCGCGCGCTCGTCCTCGCGTAAAAATCCTGAGGCCACCCAGCGGCCAGATTCACTCCCGATCACGGCCGGCGACCCGTCGTCGGCGGCGTCGAGAAATAAGTTTCACAAACCCGACTTTTCCCAGCTCCAGCGGTTGGGCAAAAGCCTCATGCTCCCCATTGCGCTCCTGCCCGCAGCGGGAATACTCCTCCGATTAGGTCAAGACGACCTCCTCGGAAGGATCAAAACTCCCGTCATCGGGCCTTTTTTCGAGGCGATGAGCGCCGCCGGCCAAGCGCTTTTCTCCCAACTCCCCCTGCTCTTTGCCGTCGGCGTAGCTATTGGATTCGCTAAGAAAGCCGATGGGTCAACAGCCCTAGCGGCCGTCGCCGGCTACCTCGTGATGGGGGCAGTGTTCAAACAGATGTCACCGCTTGTCCTCGCCGGAGTCACAGATTCCGCAGGCGACCAAGCCCTCATCGATTACAGCGTGTTCGGTGGTATCGTCGTCGGCCTGCTCACCGCGTGGCTCTACGACAAGTATCACGACATTAAACTGCCATCCTACCTTGGGTTTTTCGGCGGACGTCGATTTGTACCCATCGTCGTCTCAGTAACGACGCTGATCACCGGATTTGTTCTGTCGTACATTTACCCCATTTTTAACGAAGGTCTAACAGCGATTGGGCGCTTCATCGGCGGAACGGGTGCATTAGGGGCATTTGTCTACGGATTTGCTAACCGAATGCTCATTCCGCTGGGGCTCCACCACATTCTGAACACCTACGTGTGGTTTATCTACGGTGATTACACCGGACCTGACGGAACTGTTTCCGGCGAGCTCTCTCGCTTCGCCGCAGGTGACCACTCCGCGGGGCTGCTCACCTCCGGTTTTTATCCCATTCTGATGTTCGGCCTCCCCGCAGCAGCGCTGGCCATGATTCACACAGCAAAGAAAGGACAAAAAGCGACGGCGATCGGCATCCTCTCGGCCGCCGGGCTGACGGCTTTCTTCACCGGCGTCACCGAACCGCTCGAATTCGCGTTTATGTTCTTGGCGTTCCCCCTCTACGTCGTCCATGCGGTACTCACAGGGTTATCTCTGGCTATTGCGGAGCTGCTGAACATCCACCTGGGATTCTCGTTCTCTGCCGGACTACTCGATTTGATTCTCTACGGCACGGCCCCTGCTGCACACAACATTCCTCTTCTTATTGGTCAAGGGGTCGCGTTCGCTGTCCTGTACTACGTCATATTCCGTTTCACCATCGTGCATTGGAACCTTCACACGCCAGGCCGAGCGGACGCTACGGTCGGCGCAGCTAGCAGCCCGAGTGAGTCAGGATCAGGAAATGGCGCTAGGACGTCGAACACGGATCCGTCTGCGATCTCCTCTCCCATCACCGGTGAACCGGCAACATCCGCTTCCCCATCGTCACGGGCGGAAGAGCTTATTGACGCTTTCGGTGGCCGGCAGAACCTCGCAAACGTGGATGCATGCATTACTCGGCTCCGCATGGAAGTGAACAACCCCGCGGCCGTCGACAAGAACAAGCTCCAAGCGTTAGGCGCATCTGGGGTCATGGAGATCGGAACTAGTGTCCAAGCCGTCTTCGGGACAGAGTCCGATGTACTTAAAGACGAAATTAACGCAGCTCTGGCTGTTGCTACCCCGGCAAAACACTCAGAGCCGACGCCGGATTCAGCGACACCCGAACACGCTACTTACAACGCGATAGACAACGCGGCATCCGACAGCGCGACCACGGGAGGCTCCACAGGCTCGGCCTCAGCAGACTCACGCTCCACGAGCTCACATCCGACGGAATCTCACGGACAACTGGAGGTTCGCGCGCCACTCCCCGGAACAGTTATTCCACTCTCGCAGGTAGAAGATGAAACGTTCGCATCGGAAACAGTGGGCCGTGGCCTCGCTATATGCCCGGAAGATGGCGTACTCGAAGCCGTCGCCCCCGTCAGCGGCCGCATCATGCAGCTGTTCCCGCATGCCTTCGCCATCATGACCGACGACCGCATCGGCGTCCTCGTGCACTTAGGTATCGATACCGTCGAATTAAACGGCCAAGGATTCACGGTGCACGCCAAGAAAGGCGACCGCGTTGTTCAAGGTCAGCCGATCGTGACATACGACGTACCCGCCGTCGCAGCAGCCGGCCGACCCACCACGGTTCCTGTTGTGGTGATGGATAGCCGGCGGATGGAGATAACCATGGCATCCGAACCGACGGAGAACGCATCAGTCACGACCATGCGGCCACTGTTCTCCGTCGACAGGACTACTCCTCGGGGCTAA
- a CDS encoding alpha/beta hydrolase family protein has translation MKKVAWGILYVFIVLVVAAVTAYYFCTRIDVLSRTFKNNPDSYSVVKDLKYGDEVQNDFDLYLPKSKKNQSGKAKAKNGSQFPLVVWIHGGGFVSGDKKDAASAKDAATRGYVSASVNYTTNTDDHPSNLDKMYTEIKNSVNAAVAQATQHGYPVNQMAITGESAGGTLAMMYAFRDGKTSPVPLKFVFQEVGPASFQPEDWADADGDIKGYGKDKKKFLTELTGVHLSDHDMTDGSYRNLAERVSPYHYVSSTSVPILMAYGKKDKIVPFKVHDRLLSALNNNHVHYDYLVFPRSGHGLYSDPGQARKYVDKLDDYYDTYFD, from the coding sequence GTGAAGAAAGTCGCTTGGGGTATTCTCTATGTTTTTATTGTTCTTGTTGTGGCTGCCGTAACCGCTTATTATTTCTGTACGCGTATTGATGTGTTGAGTAGAACATTTAAAAATAATCCGGATTCATATTCAGTGGTGAAGGACCTTAAGTATGGCGACGAGGTCCAGAACGACTTTGATCTATACCTTCCCAAAAGTAAGAAAAACCAGAGTGGAAAAGCCAAGGCTAAAAACGGCTCGCAGTTTCCTCTCGTGGTGTGGATCCATGGGGGAGGGTTTGTCAGCGGCGATAAAAAAGACGCTGCCTCGGCAAAAGACGCGGCAACCCGAGGATATGTGTCCGCTTCTGTTAATTACACGACCAACACGGATGATCATCCCTCAAACCTGGACAAAATGTACACGGAAATCAAGAACAGTGTGAACGCTGCCGTAGCACAAGCCACGCAGCACGGATACCCGGTCAATCAAATGGCTATTACAGGGGAATCCGCTGGGGGCACTCTCGCAATGATGTACGCCTTTCGCGATGGGAAGACCAGTCCCGTTCCCCTGAAGTTTGTTTTTCAGGAAGTCGGTCCCGCGAGCTTCCAGCCGGAAGATTGGGCTGACGCAGATGGCGATATAAAAGGTTACGGGAAAGATAAAAAGAAGTTCTTAACTGAACTGACGGGCGTGCATCTCAGTGACCACGACATGACGGATGGGTCTTATCGCAACCTAGCCGAACGCGTTTCTCCTTACCATTACGTTTCTTCTACTTCCGTCCCCATATTGATGGCATATGGAAAGAAGGACAAAATTGTGCCCTTTAAGGTGCATGACCGATTATTAAGCGCTCTTAATAATAATCACGTCCACTACGACTATCTTGTCTTCCCTCGTTCGGGACACGGTTTGTATTCGGATCCCGGCCAAGCACGAAAATATGTTGACAAACTGGATGACTATTACGACACATACTTCGATTAG
- a CDS encoding glycosyltransferase, translating into MSQAGSQAKSRAVERLQRVILPRRGEPHDVRSLYMIESKANKSRAVLHSRTEATFPAGAEVSFETYFNGFPASYWRRWTQLKSVVLKLELQGDARADVYRSKIDGSRIAVEGKMTDVLAEDIHATTAEESTQDTIEGEPSSAETTVSTLEFEVSLDRFEDGGWIWFDLTCETDVTLLAAGWYAPEQPGPQTMPDGSMIGPQDKSVTVGIPTFNRPADAVAALEAIASDPEVDAVIDAVLMPDQGTKHPADEPGFDEVVQHFGDRFHEFRQGNLGGSGGYSRIMYEALGGAGSEEERKQRATQAPFILYMDDDIAIEPDSILRALQVARYARQPMLVGGQMLNLQERSHLHSMGEVIDRHSFMWTSAPHVHYDHDFYQYPLRDRKDHGRNANGDVITSRDLHRRIDVDYNGWWMCMIPRVVAEAIGQPLPLFIKWDDGEYGLRAGHAGFPTASWPGIAIWHMAWSDKDDAIDWQAYFHLRNRLIVAAIEQDGSILGMLQSMAKATTKHLMCLEYSTVAIQNEAIKDFLRGPDQLFDILDTALPRINELRKEYPDAVVLPSASAVPPAKGGPKNLTKIPLNPFAKVSALSKAVKKQFSPSDGDPEVPDVNLPPIEARWFSMSRVDGATVTTADGRGVVFRKRNRAKAVKLARESMRLQKEIYDRFPEMRQMYRKAHPRLTSREGWSTVFER; encoded by the coding sequence ATGAGCCAGGCCGGGAGTCAGGCTAAAAGTCGAGCTGTGGAGCGTCTTCAGCGCGTTATTCTGCCTCGCAGGGGGGAGCCGCACGATGTTCGATCGCTATACATGATCGAATCGAAGGCGAATAAGTCGCGTGCTGTGCTCCACAGCCGCACAGAGGCGACATTCCCGGCAGGCGCCGAGGTCAGCTTCGAGACCTATTTCAATGGTTTCCCCGCGTCGTATTGGCGGCGCTGGACTCAGCTGAAGTCCGTCGTCTTGAAACTCGAACTCCAAGGCGATGCGCGCGCCGATGTCTACCGGTCAAAAATTGACGGGTCACGCATTGCTGTTGAAGGCAAAATGACCGACGTGCTTGCTGAGGATATCCACGCGACAACAGCCGAGGAGAGCACACAGGACACCATCGAGGGTGAGCCTTCATCTGCGGAGACGACTGTATCGACACTGGAATTTGAGGTCTCTCTGGATCGCTTCGAAGATGGCGGCTGGATTTGGTTTGACTTGACCTGTGAAACGGATGTCACGTTGTTGGCCGCGGGGTGGTACGCGCCAGAACAACCCGGCCCCCAGACAATGCCCGACGGGTCGATGATCGGCCCTCAAGACAAATCCGTGACAGTGGGTATCCCGACATTCAACCGCCCCGCCGATGCTGTTGCAGCTTTAGAAGCTATTGCTTCCGACCCGGAAGTCGACGCCGTCATCGACGCGGTTTTGATGCCAGACCAGGGAACGAAGCACCCTGCGGATGAGCCGGGCTTTGATGAAGTTGTTCAGCACTTCGGTGATCGATTCCATGAGTTCCGCCAGGGAAACCTGGGCGGATCGGGTGGCTACTCCCGCATCATGTATGAGGCTCTGGGCGGTGCTGGTTCTGAGGAGGAACGCAAACAGCGAGCCACTCAAGCTCCCTTCATTCTTTATATGGATGATGACATCGCCATCGAGCCCGACTCCATTCTTCGCGCACTCCAGGTTGCTCGTTATGCGCGCCAGCCCATGTTGGTTGGCGGGCAGATGCTGAACCTTCAAGAACGTAGCCACTTACACAGCATGGGCGAGGTCATTGATCGGCATTCGTTCATGTGGACCTCGGCACCCCACGTTCACTACGACCACGACTTTTATCAATATCCCTTGCGTGATCGTAAAGATCATGGGCGGAACGCCAATGGCGACGTCATTACGTCGCGTGATCTGCACCGCCGTATCGACGTCGACTATAACGGCTGGTGGATGTGCATGATCCCTCGCGTCGTTGCAGAGGCCATTGGGCAGCCATTGCCACTGTTTATTAAGTGGGATGATGGCGAATATGGTCTCCGCGCCGGGCATGCAGGGTTCCCCACAGCATCGTGGCCGGGTATCGCGATCTGGCATATGGCCTGGTCTGATAAGGATGATGCCATTGACTGGCAGGCGTATTTCCACCTGCGTAACCGGTTAATCGTTGCCGCTATTGAGCAGGATGGGTCCATTTTGGGCATGCTGCAGTCGATGGCCAAGGCGACAACGAAGCATCTCATGTGCCTTGAATACTCAACGGTCGCTATTCAGAATGAAGCCATCAAGGACTTCTTGCGTGGCCCCGATCAGCTCTTTGACATTCTTGACACTGCACTCCCGCGTATCAACGAGTTGCGGAAAGAATACCCGGATGCCGTCGTGTTGCCGTCAGCCTCAGCGGTTCCACCCGCGAAGGGCGGGCCGAAGAATCTTACAAAGATTCCTCTTAACCCCTTTGCGAAGGTGTCTGCGTTGTCGAAGGCCGTGAAAAAGCAGTTTTCGCCCAGCGATGGTGACCCCGAGGTCCCCGACGTTAACCTTCCGCCGATTGAGGCTCGCTGGTTCTCCATGTCGCGTGTCGACGGAGCTACGGTGACTACTGCCGATGGCCGCGGAGTTGTTTTCCGTAAACGTAACCGCGCCAAGGCTGTGAAGCTGGCCCGTGAGTCGATGCGTCTGCAAAAGGAAATTTACGATCGCTTCCCTGAAATGCGCCAGATGTATCGCAAGGCACACCCAAGGCTGACCAGCCGCGAGGGATGGAGCACGGTCTTTGAACGCTAA
- a CDS encoding aldehyde dehydrogenase family protein, whose product MTRMKTAPTPAAEPKSLFINGEWGSATDGETRTITCPANNQAVGVVSEASAEDTDRAIAAAREAFDSGVWSGWSGFDRGQLLLAVADGIEERKDEFALAESLDTGKRLMESNADMDDIIGCFRYFGKLAGNDAGRVVDAGDTSISSRIVREPVGVCGLITPWNYPLLQVAWKVAPCVAAANTFVLKPAELTPHTSMLLLDVMDKAGLPKGAGNLITGAGKSAGAPLSSDPRVDMVSFTGGLETGRHLASEASLTVKKIALELGGKNPNVVFADADYDAALDNAMNAAFVHSGQVCSAGARLVVEESIAERFVTDLVARAEKVRLGGPFDQKAETGALISEAHREKVSNYVAHAREQGARVRCGGAFGTGPTADGSASLDDGWFYLPTVIDHCTQEMDCVHDEAFGPTVTVETFSTEEEAIRIANDTNYGLAGAVWTSDAGRAERVARGLRHGTIWINDFHPYLPQAEWGGFGQSGMGRELGPTGLEEYTEPKHIYLNTTPAVTGWFSPEE is encoded by the coding sequence ATGACGCGAATGAAAACTGCCCCGACGCCGGCAGCCGAGCCGAAATCGTTGTTCATCAATGGCGAATGGGGTTCTGCAACAGACGGTGAGACGCGGACGATCACCTGCCCTGCTAACAATCAGGCAGTGGGCGTGGTCTCTGAGGCATCGGCGGAGGACACCGACCGCGCTATCGCCGCCGCTCGTGAGGCATTCGACTCGGGCGTGTGGTCAGGATGGTCGGGCTTTGATCGCGGCCAGCTTCTCCTCGCCGTCGCGGACGGTATTGAGGAGCGCAAGGACGAATTCGCGCTTGCGGAGTCCTTGGACACGGGCAAGCGTCTGATGGAATCGAATGCCGATATGGATGACATCATCGGGTGCTTCCGTTACTTCGGCAAGCTCGCCGGCAACGACGCCGGACGCGTCGTTGACGCTGGTGACACGTCGATAAGCTCACGTATTGTGCGTGAACCGGTTGGGGTGTGCGGGCTGATTACCCCATGGAATTACCCGCTCCTTCAGGTTGCGTGGAAAGTTGCGCCCTGCGTGGCGGCGGCGAACACCTTCGTTCTGAAGCCCGCTGAGCTGACTCCTCATACGTCAATGCTGCTTCTCGATGTGATGGATAAGGCCGGGTTGCCGAAGGGGGCAGGGAACCTGATCACTGGCGCTGGTAAATCGGCTGGTGCACCATTATCAAGTGACCCGCGTGTCGATATGGTGTCGTTCACGGGTGGGTTAGAGACCGGCCGCCATCTGGCCTCTGAAGCTTCTCTCACAGTGAAGAAGATAGCTCTTGAACTGGGCGGTAAAAACCCGAACGTCGTGTTCGCGGATGCCGACTACGACGCTGCACTGGATAACGCGATGAATGCTGCGTTCGTCCACTCCGGTCAGGTGTGCTCGGCGGGGGCTCGGCTTGTTGTCGAAGAGTCTATTGCGGAGCGTTTCGTGACAGACCTTGTTGCTCGTGCAGAAAAGGTTCGCTTGGGAGGCCCGTTTGACCAGAAAGCGGAGACGGGTGCGTTAATCTCGGAGGCGCATCGCGAGAAGGTATCGAATTATGTGGCACATGCTCGCGAGCAAGGCGCCCGCGTGCGGTGTGGCGGTGCTTTTGGTACCGGCCCAACGGCCGATGGCAGTGCGTCATTGGATGACGGTTGGTTCTATTTGCCGACGGTGATTGATCACTGCACTCAAGAGATGGATTGTGTTCACGATGAGGCCTTCGGTCCGACGGTGACGGTGGAGACATTCTCGACGGAAGAGGAAGCCATCCGCATTGCGAATGACACCAACTATGGACTGGCCGGAGCTGTGTGGACCTCCGATGCGGGCCGTGCAGAGCGCGTTGCGCGCGGTTTACGGCACGGGACGATCTGGATTAATGATTTCCACCCCTACTTGCCGCAGGCAGAGTGGGGTGGCTTCGGCCAGTCCGGTATGGGCCGCGAGCTCGGCCCTACTGGCCTGGAGGAATACACCGAGCCGAAGCACATTTACCTCAACACGACGCCAGCCGTGACCGGGTGGTTTAGCCCCGAGGAGTAG
- a CDS encoding alpha/beta hydrolase, with the protein MMSFSQRVGAMRRPWLTVAVLVSAIALMLGVSTALSSNKAHAEGSRDTLRPGCTWDAAAYWVQKCTVHSNAMNKDIPVQIQAANGNGNAGLYILGGFAGPTNSSGWIDWAHAQNIFVDDNITKVFPLGGKASFYTDWEKPSTSADGTQTYKWDTFLSSELPAYLQANFGVSPTNNAVAGMSMGGTGAMNLAAHHPNQFRQVSSFSGYLATSNPIMRLGIAGAMLGNGGYRIDQMWTGDRIRQNDPTKNAAAYRNTDVYISAATGWWNPQDDFFANPVYSVSVMGMEAVSRVTTTQFEGALRAQGINPTIDYPLAGVHNWTNWREELIKVRPRILQATQSAAGQGVPEGDKPLTGDPGSRSATVPGVRGDDVSPAAQNDAAATGDDVQRAVDNSHQDQ; encoded by the coding sequence ATGATGAGCTTCTCGCAACGTGTGGGAGCTATGCGTAGGCCCTGGCTTACGGTGGCCGTGCTGGTGAGTGCTATTGCGCTCATGCTGGGTGTGTCCACTGCCCTGAGCTCAAATAAAGCTCATGCGGAGGGGAGCCGAGATACCCTACGGCCGGGCTGTACATGGGATGCTGCCGCCTATTGGGTGCAGAAGTGCACAGTCCATTCAAATGCCATGAACAAGGATATTCCGGTCCAAATTCAGGCAGCCAATGGTAATGGCAATGCAGGCCTCTACATTTTGGGCGGATTCGCCGGCCCAACAAATAGTAGTGGTTGGATCGACTGGGCTCACGCTCAAAACATTTTTGTCGACGACAACATCACGAAGGTCTTTCCCCTGGGCGGTAAAGCTTCCTTCTACACGGATTGGGAGAAGCCCTCTACATCAGCTGACGGCACCCAAACCTATAAGTGGGACACCTTCTTAAGCTCTGAGCTCCCTGCGTATCTCCAGGCCAACTTCGGCGTTTCGCCGACCAATAACGCGGTTGCCGGAATGTCAATGGGTGGCACGGGCGCAATGAACTTGGCTGCTCATCACCCGAATCAGTTCCGTCAGGTTTCATCCTTCTCGGGCTACTTAGCTACATCGAACCCGATCATGCGCCTGGGCATTGCCGGTGCGATGCTCGGAAATGGCGGGTACCGCATCGACCAGATGTGGACCGGTGACCGCATCCGTCAGAACGATCCGACGAAGAATGCGGCCGCCTACCGCAACACCGACGTGTACATTTCCGCGGCGACCGGCTGGTGGAACCCGCAAGACGACTTCTTCGCTAACCCTGTCTACTCCGTATCCGTGATGGGTATGGAAGCTGTGTCGCGTGTGACCACCACTCAGTTTGAAGGTGCACTCCGCGCACAGGGCATCAACCCGACCATTGATTACCCATTGGCTGGTGTTCACAACTGGACCAACTGGCGCGAGGAACTGATCAAGGTTCGTCCCCGTATCTTGCAGGCAACCCAGAGTGCCGCTGGTCAGGGCGTTCCTGAAGGAGATAAGCCGCTGACAGGCGACCCTGGTTCACGGTCTGCTACCGTTCCGGGGGTTCGTGGCGACGATGTTTCTCCTGCCGCTCAGAATGACGCAGCTGCCACCGGTGACGACGTCCAGCGCGCTGTTGATAACAGCCACCAGGACCAGTAG